One Kineosporia corallincola DNA window includes the following coding sequences:
- a CDS encoding LLM class flavin-dependent oxidoreductase, whose protein sequence is MATPLSILDLAPVSKGQTPGEAIAASVALAQTAERTGYERVWYAEHHNMAAIASSATSVLIAHIAANTSTIKLGSGGIMLPNHSPLVIAEQFGTLASIHPGRIELGLGRAPGSDQATTYALRRDPATAENFPQDVVELQGFLAGESKVRGVQAIPGKGTHVPLYILGSSLFGAQLAAALGLPYAFASHFAPAALHDAVAIYRRDFKPSAQLDHPHVIAALNVIATDTTEEAQAELRRVKIQRVGLLYGRGRTITEAEAAQIVDSGEAVQLEEMTRYTAAGTPGEVKDYLEQFQKQADADELIVAFAHTSTEGRLRSVELTGEVMGQTA, encoded by the coding sequence GTGGCCACACCCCTGTCGATCCTCGACCTGGCACCCGTGTCGAAGGGCCAGACCCCCGGCGAGGCGATCGCGGCCAGCGTCGCCCTGGCCCAGACCGCGGAGCGCACCGGGTACGAGCGGGTCTGGTACGCCGAGCACCACAACATGGCCGCCATCGCGTCCTCGGCCACCAGCGTGCTGATCGCCCACATCGCCGCGAACACCTCCACCATCAAGCTGGGCTCCGGCGGCATCATGCTGCCCAACCACTCGCCCCTGGTGATCGCCGAGCAGTTCGGCACCCTGGCCTCGATCCACCCCGGCCGCATCGAGCTGGGCCTGGGCCGCGCGCCCGGCTCCGACCAGGCCACCACCTACGCGCTGCGCCGCGACCCGGCCACCGCCGAGAACTTCCCGCAGGACGTGGTCGAGCTCCAGGGCTTCCTGGCCGGCGAGTCCAAGGTGCGCGGCGTGCAGGCGATCCCGGGCAAGGGCACCCACGTGCCGCTCTACATCCTCGGCTCGTCGCTGTTCGGCGCCCAGCTGGCCGCCGCCCTGGGCCTGCCCTACGCGTTCGCCTCGCACTTCGCCCCGGCCGCCCTGCACGACGCGGTCGCGATCTACCGCCGCGACTTCAAGCCGTCGGCCCAGCTCGACCACCCGCACGTGATCGCCGCGCTGAACGTGATCGCCACCGACACCACCGAGGAGGCGCAGGCCGAGCTGCGCCGGGTCAAGATCCAGCGGGTCGGCCTGCTCTACGGCCGCGGCCGCACGATCACCGAGGCCGAGGCCGCGCAGATCGTCGACTCCGGCGAGGCCGTGCAGCTGGAGGAGATGACGAGGTACACCGCCGCGGGCACGCCCGGCGAGGTGAAGGACTACCTGGAGCAGTTCCAGAAGCAGGCCGACGCCGACGAGCTGATCGTCGCCTTCGCCCACACCAGCACCGAGGGCCGGCTGCGCTCGGTCGAGCTCACCGGCGAGGTGATGGGCCAGACCGCCTGA
- a CDS encoding M48 family metallopeptidase, with the protein MWASTALLVAFPLAGLLFLSTCAALGLITLLNLRDLELKAALPALPLLAVAAVLGRELLRLRGLPTPPGPTGPEVTPEDEPDLWDEIEELAELTGAEPPDALVIGGEARAAITEGGDERTLMIGLPLLVGLTRAELRAVITHEVAHFAPGPTAPAWRTHSRLRTTVSTLPPGLGHRLMSLYLRLYSQVSAPVRAAHEHAADVWAARLAGPDAAIDALERTRYVALAWDRVLGDFAPAITPHGPRASLADALDEVMDASHELLHEETRRRPARNGTQPYDAHRPDEERIARLDRMPGPDPRLAPPLEQPNAPAWSWLQQPEQLLAEAESTEIAPGPPGRAADWATVLTARLEDTSRSRAGHLAQALEQALDPDVPATLDGLLRIVASGRGHRLLEPHDPDEALAELVTASVVAVLAEDRRVRAVPDFGPGGPFRIEFLAPDDRFYPWPFDDVIHEAVAHPDAVDDLADALVSAEVDLRAPMAAPPAAPPTRRERRDRGDRGDRRDRRDHLDADAGAPLFP; encoded by the coding sequence GTGTGGGCGAGCACGGCCCTGCTGGTCGCGTTCCCGCTGGCGGGACTGCTGTTCCTCAGCACGTGCGCGGCGCTCGGCCTGATCACGCTGCTGAACCTGCGTGACCTGGAGCTGAAGGCCGCGCTGCCGGCGCTGCCGCTCCTGGCGGTGGCCGCGGTGCTGGGCCGGGAACTGCTGCGGCTGCGAGGGCTTCCCACGCCGCCCGGGCCGACCGGCCCGGAGGTGACGCCGGAGGACGAACCCGATCTGTGGGACGAGATCGAGGAGCTGGCCGAGCTGACCGGCGCGGAACCGCCCGACGCGCTGGTGATCGGCGGCGAGGCCCGGGCCGCGATCACCGAGGGCGGCGACGAGCGCACCCTGATGATCGGGCTGCCGCTGCTGGTCGGCCTGACCCGGGCCGAGCTGCGCGCCGTGATCACTCACGAGGTGGCGCACTTCGCGCCCGGGCCCACCGCGCCGGCCTGGCGCACCCACAGCCGCCTGCGCACTACCGTGTCCACCCTGCCGCCCGGCCTCGGTCACCGCCTGATGTCGCTGTATCTGCGCCTGTACAGCCAGGTCTCGGCACCGGTGCGGGCCGCTCACGAGCACGCGGCCGACGTCTGGGCCGCCCGCCTGGCCGGGCCGGACGCCGCGATCGACGCCCTGGAACGCACCCGCTACGTGGCCCTGGCCTGGGACCGGGTGCTCGGCGACTTCGCCCCGGCGATCACCCCGCACGGCCCGCGGGCCAGCCTGGCCGACGCGCTGGACGAGGTGATGGACGCCTCGCACGAGCTGCTGCACGAGGAGACCCGGCGCCGCCCGGCCCGCAACGGCACGCAGCCGTACGACGCGCACCGCCCGGACGAGGAACGGATCGCCCGGCTGGACCGGATGCCCGGCCCGGACCCCCGCCTGGCCCCGCCCCTGGAGCAGCCCAACGCCCCGGCCTGGTCGTGGCTGCAACAGCCGGAGCAGCTGCTGGCCGAGGCGGAGAGCACCGAGATCGCCCCCGGCCCGCCCGGCCGGGCGGCGGACTGGGCCACGGTGCTCACCGCCCGGCTGGAAGACACCTCGCGCAGCCGCGCCGGGCACCTGGCCCAGGCCCTCGAGCAGGCCCTCGACCCCGACGTTCCGGCCACGCTCGACGGCCTGCTGCGGATCGTGGCCAGCGGGCGCGGGCACCGCCTGCTGGAGCCGCACGACCCCGACGAGGCCCTCGCCGAGCTGGTCACCGCCTCGGTCGTCGCCGTCCTGGCCGAGGACCGGAGGGTGCGCGCCGTCCCCGATTTCGGTCCCGGCGGGCCGTTCCGGATCGAGTTCCTGGCCCCGGACGACCGGTTCTACCCCTGGCCCTTCGACGACGTGATCCACGAGGCGGTGGCGCACCCGGACGCGGTCGACGACCTGGCCGATGCGCTGGTCTCCGCCGAGGTGGACCTGCGCGCACCGATGGCGGCTCCGCCGGCGGCCCCACCCACGCGCCGCGAGCGCCGTGACCGGGGCGACCGGGGCGACCGTCGTGACCGCCGGGATCACCTGGACGCCGACGCCGGGGCCCCGCTGTTCCCCTGA
- a CDS encoding class I SAM-dependent methyltransferase — MSVEEMEAEFGVLAAWTADAVRRLGPEYAIAAACKGSASPGALGWLASVCGLREGSLLVDVGGGMGGPVAFARRRFGVRPVVLEPMGAACRAARDLFAVPAWRSDGQRLPLADGSVDAVWCLGVLCTTPDRHDLLAEIVRVMKPGARLGLLVFTADEPRPPGAPEGNVFPAAAELPGMLAEHGLTIVGTVGWEDVHDQEEDEWRRLAGEVQTLVDRLHDGDPRLDEVHEQERRIGRLIRDGVVRAMLIGAVLG; from the coding sequence ATGAGCGTTGAGGAGATGGAGGCGGAGTTCGGGGTGCTGGCCGCCTGGACCGCCGACGCGGTGCGCCGGCTGGGGCCGGAGTACGCGATTGCCGCGGCCTGCAAGGGAAGTGCCAGTCCGGGCGCGCTCGGGTGGCTGGCTTCGGTCTGCGGCCTGCGGGAGGGTTCACTGCTGGTGGACGTCGGTGGCGGCATGGGAGGGCCGGTGGCGTTCGCCCGGCGGAGGTTCGGGGTGCGGCCGGTGGTGCTGGAGCCGATGGGCGCGGCCTGCCGTGCGGCCCGGGATCTTTTCGCCGTCCCTGCTTGGAGATCCGACGGGCAACGGCTGCCGCTGGCCGACGGATCTGTGGACGCCGTGTGGTGCCTGGGGGTTCTGTGCACCACGCCGGACCGGCACGACCTGCTCGCGGAGATCGTCCGGGTGATGAAACCCGGTGCGCGGCTGGGGCTTCTGGTGTTCACGGCGGACGAGCCCCGGCCACCCGGCGCGCCGGAGGGCAACGTTTTCCCTGCTGCCGCGGAGCTTCCGGGGATGCTGGCCGAGCACGGTCTGACGATCGTGGGCACGGTCGGCTGGGAAGACGTGCACGACCAGGAGGAGGACGAGTGGCGGCGGCTGGCCGGGGAGGTGCAGACGCTGGTGGACCGGCTGCACGACGGGGACCCTCGGCTGGACGAGGTGCACGAGCAGGAGCGCCGGATCGGGCGGCTGATCCGCGACGGCGTGGTGCGGGCGATGCTGATCGGTGCCGTGCTGGGCTGA